TAAATTAAAACCGCTTCGGGATAAATCTTCTTTATATTCAGAGCCCCCTTGACGTCTACTTCAAACAGAACACAATTTCCCTTTTCAACGTTCTCATCGACAAAACTTTTTAATGAGCCGTAATAATAATCGTAGAACTTCTCCCATTCAATAAACTCGTCATCATGTATTTTCCGGAGGAATTCTTCCTCCGAAATGAAAAAATATTCTACGCCGTTTGTCTCGCTGTCTCTTTTTTTCCTGGTCGTGGCAGAAATGGAAAAGACTATCTCAGGGAACGTTTTCAGTACATTTTTTACAATCGTAGTCTTCCCGGCTCCGCTTGGAGCGGAAACAACAATAATGCATCCTTTATTATCAGTCAATTACCACTCAGTTTTGAATTACTCAATATTTTGAATTTGCTCGCGGATCCTTTCGAGTTCTTCCTTAATAAAAACCGTGTAATGCGATATTTCGGTAGATAAGGTCTTGCTTCCGATCGTATTGGCTTCGCGGTTTATTTCCTGGCAGAGGAAATTCAGCTTGCGTCCTACTTCATTGCTCTGCCTGAGGCTCTCGAGGAAAAACTTTGCATGGCTGTTGAGCCTTACGCATTCCTCCGTAATATCGGCTTTATCAACCAGAATGGCAAGTTCCATATCCAGGCGGTCGCTGTAGGCAGATATATCTCCCAAAAGCTGTCTGGCTCTTTCTTTCAGCTTCTCGAAATTCTCCTGAGCGCTGTTATGGCTGAGCTCTTCAATTTTGGCTACCGTCTGCTGAATGTTATTTATACGCATTGCGAGGTCTTTTGAGAGTTCCTCGCCTTCTTTGTTTCTCATTGCAAGAAGCTCCGTTATTGAAGCTTCAATCGCCTCGCGGACAAGCTGGAATTCACTTTCCAGCTCTTCACTTTGGTCGGCTGAGAACAGGTCCTGAAATGTCAGCAGCTGGTCGAGTGTTATTTTATCCTTTAATTTAGCCGCTTTCTTCAGCTCTTTTAAGAACTGTACGGCATACTGAACGCTTTCTTTGTCGAGCGAGGGCTTTTCATTGTTTAAGCCGTTCTTTCTTAGCTGAAGGCTTAATATAATTTTCCCTCTTTTAATCCTGCTGCGTATAAGCTCTCTTATCTCATATTCCTTGCTCTGCAGGTTTTTAGGCAGTTTAAGGGAGACCTCAAGATATCTGCTATTGACGCTCTTAATCTCAGCTTCAACGTTAACATGTGTATTCTGGGCAGTACCTTTGCCAAAACCGGTCATACTGGAAATCATCGAAAAATCCTAAAATTTAGTCCAATAAATTAGTTAAAAATCCGAAGTTTAACAACTTATAAATCTTCCCAAAGGACGTAATCAGCTCTTTTCTCCCCTAGAAAGCCTCACCTATACCGAAGTGGATTTCAATTAAATCCTTGAAAATATGCTTACTTCTGTTGTAGAGGTTCAGAAAAGCCTTCCTTTCGTAAGGGTCATAAGCCTTAAACCCGATATCCACACGTATAGGGGCAAAAGAAGTATAATACCTCAAACCAAGCCCCACGGCTACTGCCAGACGGTCAAACTTGAAATCCTGATATCCCATGAACGTATTTCCATAATCCACAAATGCCGCACCGCCAATGCTTCCAACAAAGCGGTTCCTGGTTTCAAAGGAGCCTTCCATTAAGAAGGTGCCGCCAACCGGAACGTCGCGTAAGAACAGGTTCTGAAAGTCTGCAGCAGTAGTGATTGGTATATTAGCTGCCCTGGGAATAAGTTGCCTTGCACGCCAGCCTCTGACCGAGTTGGAACCGCCTGCGGTAAAAAGCCTGTTAAGAGGGACATCGTTTTTCCTCCCCTGGTAGGTCTGCAGGTATCCAACCCTGAACTTAATGCCGAAAGCATCAACATTTGAATTATAGACGTTCGGGAAATAGGAAACCGTGGTCTGCAGGCGGTAGAACTGTGATCTTACATTAATGTAGTCTGCCCCTAGTCTTTTTAACAAAGAAGGGATAAAGTTTCCTTCCTCAAGCGTAAGGGACAAATTGTAGCCTTTGGTCGGGAACATCATGTCGTTGGTCTTGTTTGCACCTATGTCAGCTCCTATGATTGAGGTAATATTTCTTGAGCTTCTGAGGTTTGCAACGATGGAATCCTCTCTTGCCGGAGACAAAGGGGTATTCGTTGAGGCAGCGTTGTTCTTGATTACCGTTCTTACGTAGTCTTCCAGAAGATTGTCGACTGTCCTTTCAGCCTGATAGTAGGTAACCAGGGAATTAAAGTAAACTTTTCTTGGAAGTTCAAAGTCCAGGCTGATTTTGGTTCCGTAAATCAATGAGCGGTACTGCTTCTGTTTGTTGATTGTAAAATACCCTTCAAGCTTGCTTGATATCCTTCTGTCAAAAAGGAAGGGCTGTTCAACCGAGGCTCTTAAATCCACGTATCCAAGAATTGATGTATCCCTGATGGAAGTTACAAAGCCGAAGATTTTGCTGTAATCAACATTAAAAACGTCCTGAATGGCAAAGCTGCCGCCCAGCGTAAAAGTCCTGGCATTCCCAAGGAAGTTCTTCCTCGTGTACGTTGTGCCGAGACCGACGTTAAAAGCGCTTTCCTGGTTATTTATAATGATCTCCGGCGAAAGATCATTCATCTTTGTAATGTCACCCGTAATGTTGAGGTTAACAAGGCTCCGGTTTGAATCCGGCACCACACCGCTGATAAGAACTGAAGAAAAAAGATTTGTCCTGTAAAGCCTTACCTGTGCCCTCTGCTTTTCATCTGCACTGTAATAGTCGCCTGGACTTATGCTGACAATCTTTTTAATCAGCGTGTCTTCAACATAATCCTTGCCCGGCCCTTTCTTCTCCACCTCCAGGCTGTCGACCTTGTAGCGCCTTCCGGGGAAAACCCCGACATTTATATCCACGAAATCAGAGTCGGGATAAACATACACGTCGGGCCTTTTGATATCGGCATTCATGTAGCCGTTATCTCTCAGGAAAGAAATTACAGGTGTCGTCTCCTTATCAACTAAACTCCTTGAAAAAGTCTTTGTCGTATCAACAAAGTAGTCGGAAAGAATCTTTTCCCTGAATTCAGAGGGAAGTGAGTCTAGCCCCTGATAGGCAAAGTGCCTTATCTTAAAATCCGGCCCTTCAGTTATATTGTAGATGAGCGTAGCTTCTTTTTTATCTTTGTTGATGTGATACTCATCTGAAAACCTTGTCTCAAAGAAACCGTTATCCCTGTAATACTTCTCAAGCGCTTTCATGTCTTCAGGAATCTTAAGGGAATCAAAGTATTCAGGAGGCAGGCCCAAGCTGCTGGAGATTTTATGCAAAAATTTATAAAACCAGTTCGGAGTGGTTTTGGAAGAAATTACAGT
This DNA window, taken from Ignavibacteria bacterium, encodes the following:
- the gmk gene encoding guanylate kinase, yielding MTDNKGCIIVVSAPSGAGKTTIVKNVLKTFPEIVFSISATTRKKRDSETNGVEYFFISEEEFLRKIHDDEFIEWEKFYDYYYGSLKSFVDENVEKGNCVLFEVDVKGALNIKKIYPEAVLIYIMPPSLEELKKRLKNRMTETEEDLKKRIDRAEMELGLKDEFDFIVVNDELEKAISEAKEIIKNKINKEEKI
- a CDS encoding YicC family protein; translation: MISSMTGFGKGTAQNTHVNVEAEIKSVNSRYLEVSLKLPKNLQSKEYEIRELIRSRIKRGKIILSLQLRKNGLNNEKPSLDKESVQYAVQFLKELKKAAKLKDKITLDQLLTFQDLFSADQSEELESEFQLVREAIEASITELLAMRNKEGEELSKDLAMRINNIQQTVAKIEELSHNSAQENFEKLKERARQLLGDISAYSDRLDMELAILVDKADITEECVRLNSHAKFFLESLRQSNEVGRKLNFLCQEINREANTIGSKTLSTEISHYTVFIKEELERIREQIQNIE
- a CDS encoding BamA/TamA family outer membrane protein codes for the protein MTIYKILLLAIVIVISGNNFLFAQDEEQENADQYELVSIEFHGNNSIPGSVLETVISSKTTPNWFYKFLHKISSSLGLPPEYFDSLKIPEDMKALEKYYRDNGFFETRFSDEYHINKDKKEATLIYNITEGPDFKIRHFAYQGLDSLPSEFREKILSDYFVDTTKTFSRSLVDKETTPVISFLRDNGYMNADIKRPDVYVYPDSDFVDINVGVFPGRRYKVDSLEVEKKGPGKDYVEDTLIKKIVSISPGDYYSADEKQRAQVRLYRTNLFSSVLISGVVPDSNRSLVNLNITGDITKMNDLSPEIIINNQESAFNVGLGTTYTRKNFLGNARTFTLGGSFAIQDVFNVDYSKIFGFVTSIRDTSILGYVDLRASVEQPFLFDRRISSKLEGYFTINKQKQYRSLIYGTKISLDFELPRKVYFNSLVTYYQAERTVDNLLEDYVRTVIKNNAASTNTPLSPAREDSIVANLRSSRNITSIIGADIGANKTNDMMFPTKGYNLSLTLEEGNFIPSLLKRLGADYINVRSQFYRLQTTVSYFPNVYNSNVDAFGIKFRVGYLQTYQGRKNDVPLNRLFTAGGSNSVRGWRARQLIPRAANIPITTAADFQNLFLRDVPVGGTFLMEGSFETRNRFVGSIGGAAFVDYGNTFMGYQDFKFDRLAVAVGLGLRYYTSFAPIRVDIGFKAYDPYERKAFLNLYNRSKHIFKDLIEIHFGIGEAF